A genomic segment from Salvia splendens isolate huo1 chromosome 13, SspV2, whole genome shotgun sequence encodes:
- the LOC121760303 gene encoding uncharacterized protein LOC121760303 isoform X2 — protein MMYRGLPDPYQGQEINRLTLAYFVISGLDIFAALDRIDCIAVSKKVSAVFFMLAAMFFAAAAAIAAVNANPKKEASGASWAGRGWACIGRASCGCGSSSGLHSVWCGREMDPFTFEQAGNCSQETQGDDCGYDYWRQIRDGRS, from the exons ATGATGTATCGGGGGCTACCTGATCCCTATCAAGGCCAAGAGATCAACCGCCTCACTCTCGCCTACTTCGTCATCTCCGGCCTCGACATCTTCGCCGCTCTCGATCGA ATCGATTGCATTGCTGTCTCCAAGAAGGTGTCGGCCGTTTTCTTCATGCTAGCTGCCATGTTCTTCGCCGCTGCGGCTGCGATTGCTGCCGTGAATGCCAATCCCAAGAAGGAAGCATCCGGGGCCAGCTGGGCTGGCAGAGGTTGGGCCTGCATTGGCCGGGCCAGTTGTGGCtgcggcagcagcagcggccTCCATTCTGTTTGGTGCGGCCGGGAAATGGATCCATTCACTTTTGAACAAGCGGGAAACTGCAGCCAGGAAACACAAGGAGATGACTGCGGTTATGATTATTGGCGCCAAATTCGGGATGGGAGATCTTAG
- the LOC121760303 gene encoding uncharacterized protein LOC121760303 isoform X1, whose amino-acid sequence MMYRGLPDPYQGQEINRLTLAYFVISGLDIFAALDRSLIDKQIDCIAVSKKVSAVFFMLAAMFFAAAAAIAAVNANPKKEASGASWAGRGWACIGRASCGCGSSSGLHSVWCGREMDPFTFEQAGNCSQETQGDDCGYDYWRQIRDGRS is encoded by the exons ATGATGTATCGGGGGCTACCTGATCCCTATCAAGGCCAAGAGATCAACCGCCTCACTCTCGCCTACTTCGTCATCTCCGGCCTCGACATCTTCGCCGCTCTCGATCGA TCATTAATTGACAAACAGATCGATTGCATTGCTGTCTCCAAGAAGGTGTCGGCCGTTTTCTTCATGCTAGCTGCCATGTTCTTCGCCGCTGCGGCTGCGATTGCTGCCGTGAATGCCAATCCCAAGAAGGAAGCATCCGGGGCCAGCTGGGCTGGCAGAGGTTGGGCCTGCATTGGCCGGGCCAGTTGTGGCtgcggcagcagcagcggccTCCATTCTGTTTGGTGCGGCCGGGAAATGGATCCATTCACTTTTGAACAAGCGGGAAACTGCAGCCAGGAAACACAAGGAGATGACTGCGGTTATGATTATTGGCGCCAAATTCGGGATGGGAGATCTTAG